Below is a genomic region from Cydia strobilella chromosome 24, ilCydStro3.1, whole genome shotgun sequence.
CCGTGGAGCGGCGCAAAAGAAGGAGGAAGGGGGCCAATGTTACCAACCTAGCGACGAAGTACCACGAGGCCGGTGTGGCCGTTACAAAAACTATGAATCTCCCCGTAACAAAATTTgcacttaattatttttaagatgtTTTATCCATAAATATTTCAAGTATTactaatattcaaatatttacaTGCACCTCATTTTTTTCTCATTAGTAGTCATAAAAATCAGTTACACTAGCTATGATTAATTTTTTATCTTCATTGTTTTTATCATTTTTCTTcgaattatatttttagtagtaCATATAAAGTAAATcacaaaaaaacataaatctTTAAATGAAAAAGTTTAAACAAAATTTTCCTCGAAGTCCAGGTAAACGTAAATATAATGGAAACACTTCCGTGACGAGCACAAAATGCGTTTCGTTATTGCTTGAAAAAATCAATAAGATCGTTATGCAATCATTCCATCGACGCGTTGGCTATAAAGTTGcgttcaaaattatttaaacacaAATAAGTTGGCTTCgttctaatttttaaataaattatctttctACATGgccaataataaaaatatacctatatttcgtGCAGTGTTGTAGCCAAGTATTACCCACATTAAATTTCAATAGTAACACAATAGTAACTTGCTAATTTGTTGCTTTCTCATTTGATTTGAATCCATCGCTgcgctcaggattcaatattTTGGCATCCATTGcagtcatatcatatcatatcatatcgtttattttcataataggattttacaatctctttatgacgtcaaacaattgtatttacttaaaaattaaatattaaataacattatctatGTTACACTATGCACATACTTATTAACTCCAAGGGTTAACGTCTTCTAAATAGTCTGATATTTTATGTGGTGTATTACTATTTACCTTTCCGAAAATCTAATCAGATGTAgaattattactttattttatttattctttcatCTTACAgcctggcaaaaaagagtagaaattaaaaagtggcaacactgtagtgtcgtcccgtttttcttagattgatttgaaagggacgacactacactacagtgttgccactttttaatttctactcctttttgccagactgtatttCTCTatagcgcgctccagactacgcggcgcgaagccgcgaacgcgagtgtggaggccccttaagattatttttaatggaataatatttcattgtggcgccatctgttgtGGAGTAGCGAACAACGCTTGGCCAAcgaaaatgacgtcattttgacACTGTCAAATTGCGTTATTTAGTTATCTGTGGTTATGATAATTTGCTTGCTTCACTGATtctaaaatttcaatttctaaAAACAAGTGTTAGTTTCCAATTTTTACGAGTACCTTTCCGTAGTTCGAATTAATTGGATggattttaagtttaataatatgCAGATGGGTCGCATGGGTTCTCCGTCCGTCGGAATTGACGACGACAGCGGCGCGGGACATGGCCTCAGCGATTTTCTTTTGCAGCTCGAGAACTACAATCCTTCTATTCCCGATTCAGTCGTTGCTCATTACCTAAATATGGCTGGTTTCGAGTCTCAAGACCCTAGGTGAGTACATGACCCGACCAATGCATGAACCCAActaaaattacctacctaatgtTTTATTGACAAAACAAACTGCAAACAGTTATAGATCCCCTGTCTAGTTTTTGTCCTCTCTTATTACACCATTTTTGTCTTATTTGTACTTGTGACTAAAATAGTATTTACTGACACCTTTTAATTTGTTATACTTGTTGTAAATGTTGTAAGTTGTAAATCCTTTCATCTGTGGCAGACCTGAATCGGACATCAGTTTTTGcggcaattttaaattcaaaatttgaactTCAAGGTCACTCAtgaaatagatagatagattgatagacagatagataaaacgtttatttggatgctgcaaaacacacaattttagtgtaaagtataagtaggtacattgcagtaagaacaaaacttatgtactaaattaaattaacaaaaaaaattttacttaaacacgAAAAATTAGTTGTTAGTGGTTAGCTGCacgctgtgtgcattgcagcaacaacaaaagggttccgactcagctatacgctccACTCTATGGAGCGgagcactgatattctgccggaacccagatcACGTTACAGTTAGGTAAATATGACGGTGAGTGGTGTTAGAaagttctgaaataaaatacataaataaaacagaaaataagcataaacatagaaataaaaatagaagtggCCATAAAATAAGAGTGAGAAACTATgagaataaaactatgaaaacggattatatcgcgtatattcaatttataatacatccccacgtttcgaaccctttacagcgttggtggtcaacgggtgactgaggaaaaatcaCTACAAGgtcactatttaaatagcaCATCTTTCACAAGCCACAGATGAAAGGAAATGCTAAATTAAGTACATTTTCAATTAATTGGTTATTGTtatcaattattttaaacaatttcACGTTTATGCTGGTAGATAAAAAAGAAAGGACagcttgtattattattattcatttatttcataagacATGGTACATAGGTGTTACATTGAAATAGTACTGCCAAACTGTGAAACAGGTTGATGGCAGTTAGCTTAGCTCTTGTGTCAAACTCACGTGGTCCCTGAGAGGGCGACCGTACTGGATACGGTCCATAGGAAAATGAGGCCACCGAGGGCCTCCGGAGGCGACGGTCCGCAAACACGGACTGGTGCTGGTGGTGCTGTAGAAGTAAAGTTCGAGCGTTCCTACAGCCCACCGCTACAGCACAATGGCGGCAGACGGGGGGGTTGTTTAGTGGGTAAACTTGGGGTCCCATTAGCCCAAAACAAGGAGCTCTTGTGCCAAGTAAATATAGTGTGAACTctatatcatcatatcagccctttatcgcccactgctgagcataggcctatATTCCAGCGACTCTATAGCGACACTCAAGGGACCGGACGTTTTTTGACGCTATAGAGAGTTTTCGTTATATAGAAAGAaatggctcaggaaagaaaggattggcaattactccaccgacaagagcagaTTATATgttgtattttctataaaaagggaccttattgtcgatggcgcttacgccattataaacgatgctccaatataaatgccgcgcgacgctgtgcggcgtaagcgccatcgacaataaggtccctttttaaagaGAATGCCCCATATGGAGTTTACACTGTGTAAACATGCTGTATAATTCTAACCTAATAACTAAGCATGCAAAATTATTTTGAACTATTCTACTAGGCCTTCAGggtcagcaaagatagatataactccgtaatagatggatacagtctaaggaaaaaacgtgcctcgaaaatcacgaaaatatgattctcgatcagatggcgccactagttttggcctactctcgtatagagggcgttgacggtttcgtttgttatttataattttaacgcatatccgttaaagaacatgggtcaaaatcatataataataatgaatgcaaGTTAAAAAATCAttgatccatatttaaatacattttaaagtatttttataaatcttcatttttagttttaaagtgtgtcgatagatggcagtgaatttacagtggttacaaaatttactatgacagtaccgctctatcttattatatcctctttggggTCAGTAACTTTTTTACTTTAGTAAAGTTTAACATGTTCACTGCTCGCCATACTACACATACAGTATTGCTGCCACGCCCAATAGAAATTTAAATGAGCTTTTGATTCCAccggcaaagaggatataataggatagagcggtactgttattgtaaattttgtaaccacagtaaattcactgccatctatggacacactttaaaactaaaaataaagatttataaaatacgataaaatgtatttaaatatggataaatgtttttttttatttgcattaattatttttatgattttgatccatgttctttcacggatatgcgttaaaattgttaaataacaaacgaaaccgtcaacgccctctataaggtcaaaggtagtggcgccatctgatcgagaatcaaattttcgtgattttcgaggcacgttttttccttagactgtatacatctattacggagttatatctatctttgccaccGGTGATGCTCATGGCCACATAGAGAAGATTACGTGACCCCACCGGTGATGCTCATGGCAACCAAtatgttgctaggcctatttgaatatcatttctacatacatattaaattgtaatgtttaatctaccaatatgttaaataaaaacagaaattcAAGAAATGGCTGACTATGTTCTTTCTTATACtgttaatattttacagtacatatggtgcaactttctcgccctagtgcgtaaagagcacttatcgttcatatgtcgaaagtttaaagggccatatgtactgtaaaacgttgtacgatacacttgcgaataggtaattcgcaactcgtgtcgatttaaaacactccctgcggtcatgttttaatttatcgccactcgtttcgaatttcctcttttccgcacttgtatcgtaaataactattccctCATTTATCTTTCAGTAATTACGTATTGAATAGTTTTTCACTGAATAGTATAGTATAGGATGGGTTGTTGCAGGCTGGTTCGTCTGATAGCGCTGGCGTCCCAGAAGTTTCTGTCAGACGTGGCCAATGATGCACTACAGCATAGCAAGATGCGCACCTCCAGCCAGGTAATATTCAGGTCTTATCTTTCTTTCGTGGCTgatggcaaagaggatataaattttttttatactatgtcggtggcaaaagcatacggcccgcctgatgttaagcagtctccatagcctatgtacgcctgcaactccagaggagttacatgcgcgttgccgaccctaacactcctctccctcgagctctggcaaccttactcaccggcaggaacacaacactattagtagggtctagtgttatttggctgcggttttctgtaaggtggaggtacctccccagttgggctctgctctagatctggaatgacatccgctgtcctgtgccctaccacacaaagcgagatgtcattcacagtgcctcTCTTTTGGACTTAGTTTAATAGgacagagcggtactgtcatgtccatggtcatagtaaattttgtaaccacagtaaattcactgccatctatcgacacattttaaaactaaaaatgaagatttataaaatacgataaaatgtatttaaatatggataaatgatttttttaatttgcattaattatttttatatgattttgccccatgttatttcactgatatgcgttaaaattgttaaataacaaacgaaaccgtcaacgccctctataagagagtaggccaaaggtggtggcgccatctgatcgagaatcaaattttcgtgattttcgaggcacgttttttccttagactgtatccatctatcaacgccctctatacgagagtaggccaaaggtggtggcgccatctgatcgagaatcaaattttcgtgattttcgaggcacgttttttccttagactgtatccatctattacggagttatatctatctttgctgatgGGTACGGGATGGGCCTTTTATAATCATATCTTTTATAATTgacttcctttttagggttccgtacccaaagggtaaaaacgggaccctattactaagactcagctgtccatctgtctgtcaccaggctgtatctcatgaaccgtaatagctagacagttgaaattttcacagatgatgtatttctgttgccgctataacaacaaatgctaaaaagagaatataataaatatttaaatggggctcccatacaacaaacgtgatttttatgccgttttttgcgtaatggtacgaaacccttcgtgcgcgagtccgaatcgcacttggccggtttttttatattaacgaAGTgggttatataaaaaatattatatataagctgctaatatatattaaaccggcAGCACTGTCATCATCCATCAAATGAGGGCTACcacgtttaatttcgccgctaggggcgctagtgtagatggaggtctttcaaaatttcaaatgcATAGATCtcacctcaccacctgcactcacactcacactcacacacacacacacacacacacacacacacacacacacacacacacacacacacacacacacatttaatgtagataaaattgtattagcttaagttctctttctgcttttgttaaactaactacaacttgttgctacggaggagcggggcttcctgatacaggtataatatacttaaaaggaagtcccaacctactaccttgtaatgtaacattttattaatgaaataaaatattttcatttcattttcattttcatttttcatttcatagaagtttggggggtttcaaaCTTTTTTATCGAAAAATTTCACtcgttattcataattgtggtaaatctatgtccatctttgattaatcatgaagaatagaagaattttgagacctgtttttctggacctacatctacagtggcgccaactggtgagcacaaaaacggtagccctcataaACATGTTATGAAATTGTATGCGCGTGTTCCAGGTCAGCTCCAGCTCGAAGAGCCAGAAGGGCCCGAAGGAGAAGAAATACATTATGACGATGGAGGACCTGGTGCCCGCGCTGCAGGAGTACGGGATCGTGGCGCGCAAGCCCCATTACTACGTCTAGGCTagtataatggggttggccagtGGAAGTATTtagtagatggcgccagcatagcttgccctgtcaatctaTTGTCAATCCCTggaattgtgtcaaaaaatttttttaatgccctggatgccagccctttaagccaaatatgcaaacctttgacagttgccaaccccattgtagagtcgaccaagctaactctgcatgacatTCGCGACGACAAAGTGTGTCATCATGAATgtgaaatttctatgaaaatgtggtgtttataatgacactcccacACTACACTGTTTAAGTCAGTGCAAatttgggacattttctatgaaaaggaaccttattgtcgatggcgcttacgcctcaCAGCGtcgcgtcgcgcggcattgtatttatatcggagcatcgtttataatggcgtaagcgccatcgacaataagggccctttttatagaaaataccacatttagctTATACGGACTCTAGTGATAGTTGTCTCGTTTAATTTTCATGTCAGTTCAGTTCAACAAATGAGTAGAGCTAATTTCAACTCTACTTAGACTTAACTcaattaaaatctaaataaagtgcgttggggtaagtttgaatgggtttttcatgaggggtaggatgaagtcgcccgtaatgcttcggcatatgGATGATTTTTGTCTTAcctcatgaaaaacccattcaatcttaccccaacgcactttatttagattttaattgAGCTAATTTATACTCTACTTAGACTTAACTcaattaaaatctaaataaggtgcgttggggtaagtttGAATGGGTTTTCCATGCGGGGTAGGAtgaagtcgcccgtaatgcttcggcatacggatgaataaagaataaagatcatttattttcagctaaaggttacagacattccaggggtctccgcactaggcagttttcatttcatttcatttattgattataaagtcatgtacatacattttatagtttAGGTGTTACATCAATTCTGAAAGTCAGATAAGGCAGGTGATTTTTGTCTTGCCTCATGAAAAACtcattcaatcttaccccaaccaCCCCCAACaccttaataatatattaagagTATTGTTTGTGAACTTtcataacagtttttttttaactgcgaTGATTCAAAACGTAGGTGTAATAATTTATGGAACTTATTGACCATCCCACTTGTAATTGCTTGTAcattcaagtgtaaaaatatgggtgcacacatcaaactcaaaaatatgtcccatagctcttatgtcagcgaattaagaactatgggacatatttttgggTAATTTGTACACTTTACTGTACCCCTTCTTTGAacaaaaaacatgaaaattaaACAAGATGTTACAGATGAGGAGTCTTTTCAAAAGAGCTCATTTCTCTatgaacaccatacaaaaataagcccttttgaaaagacactcctcagaTAATATAGATTTATAAGTAAATTGAGTAATCATTGTCTAAAACGTGAAACTGTTAAAAGCCcattatcgattttagtcgcaaaaatgtaaaattgatatatttactcGTTGAAATTGTACAGcttttgatacgtaatagaaataacaagtactggtttctattagcacgtcttctcatcttgccgttttacagatcaattttttgaaaacagactcactaaattagtaatgattttttttctgatggacgtttaggtaaacgcgcgtaaagcactgattttgtcgctcttatttgtaaatttcgtactttggacggctaaaaatggtaattttgtattacacatatcctgtacaccttttacagactacatttttattattatgactgaagtagtgtaaatgaaaaaaaaaaatacggtgtTCGCTTTAGTTTGTAGGTCTCAAATagcaataatattgttatagttattatttatgtgAATGTACTAATTTAACACCAACTAAGAAATAAAACAAGTGATAAACAGTtatcttttatttattcagaGATCAACTTCTAAATTACTGCGAGTGCTGCAATAATTACATAACGAACAAAATTCATGTAAGCAGTTTGCAATGTTTTGATTGAATGATCACATATGAGTGCCTTTTCAAGGAGGTAGAGACTGTTGGAAATTGTTACTAATGTTCATTAAGTCACTACTTGCTGGCTTACTTAAATGGCTGTTGACCGCTGTGTGTGAGttctatattaaataatttgaaactaacaccgggacttaatcgcgtaaaaacttacgtttatttatggcctgacgtttcgaacgtaacgtcacgttcaaaacgtcaggcaataaaaataaacataagttATTACGCGATTAAATAATTGGAAATAGAAAATTTCGTTTCTCATCAAAAAACGAGGTTTCCGATATTTTACCATGTGGAAATCTCGCAATTTTTGAAAGTTTCAGACATCATGtgagagggcctaccgcgaaacacgaaaatcgaaatttcgttatctgcctctctatcactcttgccttGCTGCTATTGACGCAATAAAGAGGCAGATTACGAAATTTCGGttatcatgtacctactactCGGTACCtacaaatgtggtattttctataaaaagggactttattgtcgatagcgcttacaccattataaacgatgctccgatataaatacaatgccgcgcgacgctgtgcggcgtaagcgccatcggtaataaggtcccttttcatagaaaatgccccaaatacaCACTACTCTTGAGATTCTTTGGTGTAAACAGCCTTTAGGTGCTCAGTAAGTGGTGTGTCATCAGTCTCCATATAAATGGTCACTTCCAGAGTGCCCGGATCCAGGAGCTTCCAAACCCGCTTCAAGCTCTTAACAGACGGCTGCTTCGCAAACGACATCCGTGAAATACTAGTTGAAATCAAAACAACTTGTTGTTTCTCCGGCTCCACTTGGCCTTCCTCCAGCGATGTTAGTCCAAAGTTGTGGCTGACGATGAAGGCGAGCTGGTGGGAGCCAGGCTTGATGCGGAGGAAGCCGCGTTCCTGGTGCATTGGAGTTTGCTTTTCTGGGTGCCGAGATGTGGAGGTGAAATTCAACATTGGTTGACCTGTGGGACATGATGTAATCAATGGGGTTGGCgtctgtcaaaggtttgcagatggcgccatcatagcttgcccctttttctatgagatttggcttaaagggctggcatccagggcattaaaaaaataaaaatttgacacaattctaaggattgacagggcaagctatgctggcgccatctgctaattatttcgaccagCCAACCCCATTCACTGTATTTCAAAAACTTTATGATGACCTGATCCTGAGTCAGTCTTTGGACTTCACTTCAAAAATTATTATGGCACAAATAGACTAAGCTATTATTTGCTATCTATTATCAAAAAACCTAGTGATTTTCATAAACTATGCTAATCCTGCAAGAATAAATAGAATTTGTGGATGCAATCCGTAGCCATTTGATTATTGTATACTTTAGTTTGTCTGACCAAGCTAACTGCATTGAATTtgtaatgacaaagtgtggaatgtcatcattattattacgctgcataattttttaaatatattctatgagaataattatgacgtttattatattaatacctATGCAGGTGAATTCCAAAACTTCGTGGTACTGAAACTCCGGAATGTTCGGGTATTTTCCGCAGCCGCTTTCGGTCTTCCAGCGGCCGGCGAGCCAGCTGATCGGCTTCAAGGCTTCAGGCATTTCTACGGCTGCCATTATCACGTTCTCGCCTTTTGAAAAGGAGAAAGGAGGCTTTTCTTTTCTCGTATAGATACCGGCAGAATCGCAATATTACTACAAGTTGCTAAAAGTTTTCGCAAACGCCGTAAACAAGATGTCAATGTGGTTGACAGCTCACCTTCGAAAAGCGTTCGGATTCctgtatttatttcagaattctTGTACCCGTTTTCCTGAGTCTGAAACCTGCAATCTCTATATTCACTTTTTCTTACAaccatatatacatattttttttcccctcactagctcggaaagttgtcgtttatccttcaatacaagcggggaaaaacgcgttttatccactagtggggaaagtaatttgaccttggatggtgcgtgtttaagtagcttgacagataacaaaacgtaaaacgctcatgataatggttcgttcgatattaattatcattaaataaatggtttgagaatctaataaaaaataccaaatttagctttatttaatgattttaagtcataaaccttaaaattccataagaaacgtttgttttttataatgatgttaaatataattctgaacgcacaagttgagtcgatgcaatttcaaaacgcatcgttgacatttcatacatcagaaatgtcaacattgtcaacaaattttttacttaaaaccttttctcaccgccTCGcgtaaaatacacaacttccagagttttctgttataatatcgtaaagaaatgagtgattccagtgatgatctaacgcctgtggatgttgcactttcctcgctatagtgaggtgaaaagttttgtgttacacacgggcgcaaatgtattttacttctcgtgtgttgaaacactcactacgctcaggattctattttagaaccactcgcttcgctcgtggttcacctatagaatcctttcgcttgctcgtgtttcaattctacactcgcgggtgaaatacaactttgcacccttgtataacaaaaaactattaGTGATGTGACACAAACAGCAGTTACAGATTTTGCTTTTAATACCAAAATACCAACCTTTATAAAACGCATATCCCGGTTTTCAAACGTAAGTTCTGTGGCGCAGTATTCAGTTTTTTGGGAGATCGGAGATCGAGCGTTCACCTGGGgctctaccgcgaaccacgttccacgtgttgcctccctgtcacgcttacgtacgaatttacaagtgcgacagagaggtaacacgtcgaacgtggttcgcggtaggccctctgaacaCAACAATTTTCCGCGCTTATATATACGTCTCCACTGTCCGTGAcagtatctcgtgaaccgtgatagctatagacagttgaaactttcacagatgatatatgaTATGTTATGATTTataatagttggtcaaaccattttgtcagtaaataagaacaaaaaaaaagctatactcatccttttcttttgggtactagtactagtgtaagacaaagatagtatggtagtattctctctgtctatgtttaaaatgagactagtcttttgataaactatatatctgttgccgctataacaacaaatactaaaaacagaataaaataaatatttaagtggggctcccatacaacaaacgtgatctttttgccgttttttgcgtagtggtacggcacccttcgtgtgcgagtccgactcgcactcggtttatatatatacttacaaaaaatgTGCAAGAAGAGTTTGTGTatagttaaagcctgaccaggaaatatatgatcacgcgtcatgttgcggaatttcactggaactaatattttcacactacatgaaaataacagcgccctcgtgacaatgatcatatattccagGTTGATTCCAGGTCAGACTTTAGTTGGCTATCCAAACGAACAAATAACACCGTTGTTCTAATAGCGGCCGGGTATCCACAGTTAAATATTTACAGGCTAATAAAACTTAACGATCGcttattaattttgatttaatcCTTCTTGAAGCATCCTTAAAGTCTATCTCATAGgtgtatacacggtgttacttgagccactgaaaacctgagacaccccaacagtttttatttattttgaactcatcttgagtatttattttgtaatccgataaatattttaaaaaatattagttgtttagttttcttaacaattctattcgactggtaattctacacaagacgcttcgtcgttttagtgacatcaaacaattgctagttaccatcgaaaACACTGTTAatagaccatttgcataccttactgcaacgagataaggtttaccaatggccagttaaggatgttgctcattgacaaataacgtgtcaaatgctagttattgatattattacattacaaacctgtagaatgggcatgtaaaaaaaaaaaaaaaaatagattactCCCATTAAAACGtagcgcgatcgattctcctaccgattctgaacaaactgtttttaggttttcagtgggtcaagaaacaccgtgtatacagATATACATCTGCACTGTCCAATGTCCATGGCATggctatatacatataaataaactatgatTTGTTtggccggcgcgggcgcgggacCGGCAGCAGCGTCGCGGCGGTGATCTCGACGACGGGCTGCGAGCCGAGCGCGCGTACAGCCTCGAACGTGCGAGACGGGACCACCACCTGCAAACAATCCTTATCAGTCACCAAAATTGAAATATAGAGATAGTGGATCTCTATATTTCGATTCTATATATTCTCTATAGTATGTGTTTCTAGGCAGATACCTAACGAATTTACGTTTTTCGCGGTAGTGAAGCCTGAGGGCTGGCTTCACCAGAACCCGTACCAGAGCCATACGACTAAATGTAtgcccctccccctcccccatCGGCCGCAGCAACTTGCCCCCCCCCGCTAATCCAATCAGCTGGCGACCCTTGctgagataaaataaaaaataaaataaaatatgttttattgcttataccagaaaaaaatatatataaaaaaacattgcacaagagacaaaaccaaaaaaaacacaatacacttaaatttcacaaaaaacattatagaaaacatgcacagaaagaaagaaaaaaaaagaaaatttaaacaGTAAACTACATCTAGGTATGTTTGTGGTATAGGCAATGGGTACCAGTCTCAGCTTTTGCTAGATATATGTTGATATATATACCCAGCGCTGATCTCTCTGGTTGTATCGATGGTAAATCTGACAACAACTATAAACGCCATCTGTCGGCGAGTAGCGGCACTAGTTAGTAGAAAGTCGTACCCGACCAAACACTACGCTGCGGAGGTCGAACTGATGCAGCGGCTTAAAT
It encodes:
- the LOC134752100 gene encoding transcription initiation factor TFIID subunit 10-like codes for the protein MDFKFNNMQMGRMGSPSVGIDDDSGAGHGLSDFLLQLENYNPSIPDSVVAHYLNMAGFESQDPRLVRLIALASQKFLSDVANDALQHSKMRTSSQVSSSSKSQKGPKEKKYIMTMEDLVPALQEYGIVARKPHYYV
- the LOC134752099 gene encoding peroxynitrite isomerase THAP4-like — translated: MAAVEMPEALKPISWLAGRWKTESGCGKYPNIPEFQYHEVLEFTCIGQPMLNFTSTSRHPEKQTPMHQERGFLRIKPGSHQLAFIVSHNFGLTSLEEGQVEPEKQQVVLISTSISRMSFAKQPSVKSLKRVWKLLDPGTLEVTIYMETDDTPLTEHLKAVYTKESQE